In a genomic window of Magnolia sinica isolate HGM2019 chromosome 14, MsV1, whole genome shotgun sequence:
- the LOC131226096 gene encoding probable aspartic proteinase GIP2 — protein sequence MAASSSSSPLFLFPPLFLLLISLTHAQTSFQPDALVLPVLKDARTLQYVAHINQRTPLVPVKLVIDLSGRFLWVDCDSGYVSSSYRPSRCRSSQCSLANANSCGDCFSGPRPGCNNNACSLSPQNTFIHTSTSGELAEDLVSIQSTDGSSPGPIVTVPRFLISCAPTFLLQGLATGVKGIAGLGRTRIALPSQFAAAFNFDRKFAICLSSSTASNGVIFFGDGPYMFLPNVDVSKSLMYTPLLTRSSVQGEPSDEYFVGVKAIKINGKQVLLNTSLLSFDSDGVGGTKISTVYPYAALETSIYKAFTEDFIREAKSMNITTVAPVAPFDVCFRSNSIGSTRVGVVVPTVDLVLQSESVYWRILGANSMVSVNDDVACLAFVDGGSNPRTSIVIGGHQLEDNLLQFDLASSRLGFSSSLLFRQTTCANFNFTSNG from the coding sequence AtggctgcttcttcttcttcctctcctctctttctcttcccccctctctttctccttctcatctCTCTCACCCACGCCCAAACATCATTCCAACCAGACGCCCTCGTTCTTCCGGTACTCAAGGACGCCAGGACCCTCCAGTACGTGGCCCACATTAATCAACGGACCCCACTTGTCCCTGTAAAGCTAGTCATCGATCTCAGCGGTCGATTCCTTTGGGTTGATTGCGATTCAGGCTACGTGTCATCTTCTTACCGTCCGTCCCGTTGCCGTTCTTCCCAATGCTCATTAGCCAATGCTAACAGCTGCGGCGATTGCTTCTCAGGACCTCGTCCTGGCTGCAACAACAACGCATGTAGTCTCTCCCCGCAGAACACCTTCATCCACACAAGCACCAGCGGCGAACTTGCAGAAGATCTTGTTTCCATCCAATCCACGGATGGCTCGAGCCCCGGTCCCATCGTCACCGTTCCACGCTTCCTCATCTCATGTGCCCCCACATTCCTCTTACAAGGCCTCGCGACCGGCGTTAAAGGAATTGCAGGCCTGGGACGAACTCGAATTGCACTCCCTTCGCAGTTCGCCGCTGCATTTAACTTCGATCGGAAATTCGCTATCTGTCTTTCATCATCAACGGCATCCAACGGTGTGATATTCTTCGGCGATGGGCCTTACATGTTTCTTCCGAATGTTGATGTTTCCAAGTCTCTTATGTACACTCCCCTCCTCACCAGAAGCTCAGTGCAAGGTGAGCCGTCTGATGAGTACTTCGTTGGTGTGAAGGCGATCAAGATCAACGGAAAACAAGTCCTGCTGAATACGTCGTTGCTGTCCTTCGATAGCGATGGTGTCGGTGGTACGAAAATCAGCACCGTTTATCCTTACGCTGCTCTAGAAACTTCCATCTACAAGGCTTTCACTGAAGATTTCATTAGAGAAGCTAAATCCATGAATATCACTACGGTGGCGCCGGTGGCGCCTTTCGATGTGTGTTTTAGGTCGAATAGCATTGGGAGCACACGAGTGGGGGTCGTTGTTCCGACGGTGGATCTTGTTTTGCAGAGCGAGAGTGTGTATTGGAGAATTTTGGGGGCGAATTCGATGGTGTCTGTGAATGATGACGTGGCATGTCTGGCATTCGTTGATGGTGGGTCCAACCCTAGAACGTCGATCGTTATTGGGGGCCACCAGTTGGAGGATAATCTTCTACAGTTTGATCTGGCCAGTTCAAGACTAGGGTTCAGCTCATCACTTCTCTTCAGGCAAACCACATGTGCCAACTTCAACTTTACATCCAATGGTTGA